The genomic stretch CTCCCATCAACGCTATTTTTGGAGAATAATGGTCAGAAACTTACGCTTGAATTTGACTGCGAACGGTGTGAAATGATGATAAAACTAGCATAGCAATGCAAATATTAGCACCTCATAAAGGCTGGAACGACTACGAAATGGTTGATTCCGGTGGTTTTGAAAAATTGGAACGTTTTGGAAGTTATATCGTGCGTCGGCCCGAGCCCCAAGCACTTTGGGAAAAAAGTCTTTCGGATGAGGAGTGGAAGCAGATGGCCCATGCCAGCTTTATTCGTAAGCAAGGTAAGTTCAACGACGATCGTGGCGACTGGTTTCCTAAGCCCGGCATGCCTGAGCAATGGAAAATTGGCTACACCCACAACGAACTCAATTTCACCATGCGCCTAGGACTCACCTCATTTAAGCACGTTGGCATATTTCCCGAACAGGCAACAAACTGGGACTACATCTACGAAAAAACCAAAGCTATTGAGGAGGAGAAGCCCAAGGTGCTTAACCTGTTTGCCTATACCGGAGGTGCTTCGCTTGCGGCCTGTGCCGCAGGAGCCGAAACGGTACATGTGGATTCCATAAAGCAGGTGGTTACTTGGGCTCGCGAAAACATGGAGCTGAGTGGTCTCAACGGCATCCGCTGGATTCTTGACGATGCGCTTAAGTTTGTGGAGCGGGAAGTTCGACGAGGCAACCAATATAACGGAATTATCCTCGATCCACCAGCATACGGGAGAGGCCCAAATGGCGAACGATGGGTGTTGCAAGACAGCCTAGCCGATATTCTGAATGCCTGCAGCATGCTGCTCAAGCCAACTAACAGCTTCTTAGTTCTAAATCTTTACTCCCTTGGCTTGTCCTCCATTATTGCAGAAAATTTGGTAAATAGCCACTTTGGGAAACCAAAGAATCTTGAGTTTGGAGAACTTTACATCCCCGATAGGTTTAAAAAGAATATGCCGCTGGGTGTATTTGCGCGGTTTAGTAGATAGTGAAAATTCAAAAGCCCGGTCAGTGTTGCTGACCGGGCTTTTTTCCCAGATTACGAAAAAAACTCTCTATTAAACGAACTTGGTTGGTTTTGGTTGACAAGAACCGAAGCTCATCTATATATTCCCAAAAACAC from Williamwhitmania sp. encodes the following:
- a CDS encoding class I SAM-dependent methyltransferase, giving the protein MQILAPHKGWNDYEMVDSGGFEKLERFGSYIVRRPEPQALWEKSLSDEEWKQMAHASFIRKQGKFNDDRGDWFPKPGMPEQWKIGYTHNELNFTMRLGLTSFKHVGIFPEQATNWDYIYEKTKAIEEEKPKVLNLFAYTGGASLAACAAGAETVHVDSIKQVVTWARENMELSGLNGIRWILDDALKFVEREVRRGNQYNGIILDPPAYGRGPNGERWVLQDSLADILNACSMLLKPTNSFLVLNLYSLGLSSIIAENLVNSHFGKPKNLEFGELYIPDRFKKNMPLGVFARFSR